A window of Dehalococcoidia bacterium genomic DNA:
TCACGCACCAGGCCACATCCGGGGTCTTGTGATGGGCGACCACCCGCAGGCCCAGCGACCGGCCGTCCTTGAGCGTGAGCGTGCCGCGCTGCCCCACGTCCGACACGCAGTGGGCGGCGGTCAGCACGTCCCAGCGGCCGTCGGGCCGACGCGGGCCGATCACCGTGGCCGTGCAGCCGGCGTTGCCGAAGCGAATGCGGCCCAGGGCGCCCGCCGGGTCGAGCTTGCCGCCGCCCGGCGGCTTGGGGTCGGGCTTCGGCGGTGCCGGTGGGGTGGGCGGGACTGGTTGACACTGCTCGATCTCCACCGTGACGCGCGCCTCGTCCACCTGCAGGCTGTCGCCCACGGTCCGAATGGCCAGCAGCTCGACCTCGTAGTTGCCGGGGTGGGCGGCGAACTCCAGGACGCCCCGCGGCGTGGTCGCGCGCTCGACGCCCTTCGAGGGATGAACGCGCCACAGGAGCGCGGCCTTGGCGTCCACGCCCTCGGCGCGGAGGCGGACCAGGGAGTGCGGCTTGTACTTCGTCTCGCCCGTGATGCGGAGCGTGTCCGCCCGCGCCGCGGCGGGAGCGAAAACCAGAACCAGGGAAACCAAAAGCATCGAACGCATGGTGCCTCCTCGGAGGTGGATCAGGGAACGACCATCCAGACGGGCGGGTTGACAGAGTAGGTCGGCTTGACAGTGACGCTCACGGTGACCGCCTCCTCCAGCGGCTCGTTGCGGCTGAAGTTGGTGACCATGCAGGTGGCGCGAAGCCCTTGCGAGCCGGCCGTGGCGATGTCGCCGTCCATCACCGCGAACTCGACGGCCCCGCGGTTGAGGAAGGCGTCGCGGATCGCGCCGAAGTCGTCGTCCGTGGTGTCCCAGACCATCTCGAACTCGATGGAGCCGTCCTTGAGCGTGGCGACGGTGGCCCGCCAGCCGGCGTTGCCGCGGGTGGTCACGTCGGCCTCGCCCGCCTCCAGGTTCAGGGTCACGTCCTTGACGTTCTTGACCTCGTTCCAGACCGGGACGGCGAACGTGCCCGTGTTGCGGTAGAGCTTGGCGTCGAGGCCGAGTTTGACTGCCATGAGCGTGTCTCCTTAGCGAACCGAGTCGCGCCACAGGGCCGGCAGCTTCGGCTTTTCCGCTTCCAATGCCGGCTGCATGAACGGCCGGGGCCGGTAGCGCACGTGCCGCGCCTTGCCGCCCTCCTTGAGCACTGCATCTCCGCCGTGCTCCAACAGCCGCGGCGCCTGGGACCCTTCCTTGGTCAGCGTCGGGCCGATGACCACGCTTCGGCGCTGCGGGTCGTAGGCGAACAGGATGAACTTCCGCAAGAGGCCTACGTGCGAGTAGGGCGGCGAGCCGGTCGGGCTGGTGCCCTTGCGCTTGCGGATCGAGGTCCTGGCCCGCTGCCGCACGAAGGCGCCGAACTTTGACAGCACCCTCCGGGTGCCGGCGTCTACCGACCGCTTGACCTTCTCACGGTCGAAGAAGCTGCCCTTGGCGGCCTGGAACGTCATGCCTATCACGGTTCACCTCCAGGCGCGGAAGGTCAGCGTGAGGACGCTGGTGAACTGCCGCAGCTCGTCCAGGTGCTCCAGCGCGTAGACCGGCTCGTGCTTGACCTCGACGCAGCGGGCGTTGGGGTAGCCGGCCAAAGGCTGCGTGCGGAAGTGGTCGGCGATCTCCTCGACCAGCGTCATCAGCGCGTCGAGCGCCGCCTGGCTCATGTCGGTCTTCTTCTGAACCGCAACGTCGATCAGGTAATCGAAGCTGTCGCGGTTGCGGTCGAGCGACTTTGAGGCGAGCGACCGGGGTACGACGCTGACCTTCAGCTCGGTCATCTCCGACAGTTCAAACCGAGGCTGGTAATGCCGCTCGGCTGTGAGTGGTTGGCTGAACGGGGTCGCGTTCAGCTGGGCGACCACGGCGTCGGCGATGTCGAGGATCACGGCCATCTACTCGATCCCCACCTGCTTCGTGTGAATCCGCAGCACCTTGCGAAACACATCCGACCAGCGCCAGGGCGGTTCCTTGCCCGGGGCCATCACCTCGTAGACGAAGGTCTTGGCTCCCTGCGTCTCGCGGATCAGGTCACCGCGTTCCGGCAGTGTCGGCGTGCTGCCCAGGACCAAGTCCGCCGCCTGGATGAGGAAGTCGCGGTCGGTCCACTCCATCCGCACGCCGCC
This region includes:
- a CDS encoding trypsin-like peptidase domain-containing protein, with the translated sequence MRSMLLVSLVLVFAPAAARADTLRITGETKYKPHSLVRLRAEGVDAKAALLWRVHPSKGVERATTPRGVLEFAAHPGNYEVELLAIRTVGDSLQVDEARVTVEIEQCQPVPPTPPAPPKPDPKPPGGGKLDPAGALGRIRFGNAGCTATVIGPRRPDGRWDVLTAAHCVSDVGQRGTLTLKDGRSLGLRVVAHHKTPDVAWCVTEEEVADLPYALIAAKNPEPGTAIWHMGYGVDRPGNREDGTVVERENGQGQLRMNLSVSSGDSGGGIFRSDTNELVSVVCCTSGMGRKVSMWGCSAEVAQRTRPKAADAEEVWTPVPIPLRPWPGDLDDEWQPVPIPIRVAK
- a CDS encoding phage tail tube protein, whose translation is MAVKLGLDAKLYRNTGTFAVPVWNEVKNVKDVTLNLEAGEADVTTRGNAGWRATVATLKDGSIEFEMVWDTTDDDFGAIRDAFLNRGAVEFAVMDGDIATAGSQGLRATCMVTNFSRNEPLEEAVTVSVTVKPTYSVNPPVWMVVP